Within the Arachis duranensis cultivar V14167 chromosome 10, aradu.V14167.gnm2.J7QH, whole genome shotgun sequence genome, the region ATGATTTAGTTCcacatatttaattaaataatttatatatagaaattaattctcaattaaaatacaacaaaaatttagaaattgggACCATAATTGCCAAATTAATgtcaaacatataaaaataaataaatttttatttttttgttaaaaNNNNNNNNNNNNNNNNNNNNNNNNNNNNNNNNNNNNNNNNNNNNNNNNNNNNNNNNNNNNNNNNNNNNNNNNNNNNNNNNNNNNNNNNNNNNNNNNNNNNNNNNNNNNNNNNNNNNNNNNNNNNNNNNNNNNNNNNNNNNattacatattaaaatatattaatacttttttttattaaaatacaattaaatataaaaaaagaatatttattgCCATTTGCCAATTTGCTACGTTGTGCTAAGGGCTTCTTTGCTGTTTTTTTGGGGAATTGCGCTTTAATTTGAGCTTCTCAATgtcttaaaataatttttaatttctttctggATGAAACTCATcgactgaaataaataaattctttcgCAATCATATGAAGgagtgttttcttctttttcgataatggtgttttcttcttcctcctcttcattcTACTACTTTTTCACactcaaaatatttatttttaaaaaatacagtaATTTATAAATGCAATAATGTTATTTAATTCCTTGATGCAAAGTTGCGGATATtatgttataataatattaattttaaaaaaaactttgtaaatataaaatgtgTTAATAAAGCGGCGTTGTTTTTCTTACACTTAATTATTGGACtctaattattctatttaaagGTTTAGGTTCTAATTTCTAAATAATAGCATTGACAAGATTAACCTAAtttaaagaagaacaattagtttgtggtggaaactcaggtcgacgtcgacttcacgtgaagtcgataACTGAGAACCGTTagataatttaactaatttgactaaattttcatctaatagttctcaactatcaacttcacgtgaagtcggactgcacctgagttttaaCCAATGCGAGTCCAAAATCAAGAACTAATCTCTAATGTTATCAGAGTTCACTTCAATGAAGAGAGAATGGTCATAAAACTTGTTGCTTCTAAAgatcaaattcgaaaaataagatttaaacaaCTCAAACAACTACCTGATGCTACTTTTCATGTATCTTGCAAGCAAATCTGACAATGTAAGCTTCATTCTCGCTGAAGCCTGTTTCCTTGTCTTCTGTTTTTCGTTTTATTATTTCATAGGATGTTAGAAAACCATTCTTGTCACTTGCAACTGCAAccccaaaatataaaaataaaataaaaaagtaagcTGAACATATGAGAAATACATGGGCTAGAATTAGTTGGAaataattgcatgattttatatTTCATAGGAATGGAGTGCACATACAAGATTGTGTTACAATGTTTTCATGTATTTGCACATCCCATGTGACACTAAAAGAACATGTCGAGCTCAAGGCTTACACAAATTTATCATACAATTTATGACATTCAAATGCTAAAATATCATATGAATTGGTTAGCTCTTCAAATTGTGTTGTGGAGAGGTTACCGTTACACCAGACAGGATATTGCAACCCCACTTTCTTTATGGCGAATCAGCACCATCTAATGTCTCACATTTCATTGTCAATGATGTCCCTCATCATCTGTATCGGGACCAGGCCTTCGGTTCGGATCGCATCCTTGTTCGGATCCGGACTAATGAAGAACACAGTCGGGAGCCCTCGGACCTGAAAGATATGGAGATTTAAGCATCATTGAGAAGATGTCTTCAAAATGGAAACAAGAAAGGAAGACGCTTGTGTCTAAAATCTAGATCTGATGCTAATGTTTGAAAAAACAACCAATTAAATATTAGTGCATGTCAATAGATATGTAAGATCTAACTATTTTATTGTCTTGAATAAATAAGGTAAGTACATCAAAGTCTATGATATGAACATATAAAACCGAAAATCAACTACCAAATCAGTCATCTGTATAGAATACATGTTAGAATAcgaatatacattgaaaatatgTAAAACAACACATATATACACACAAATACATTATAGCCGATTTGATTGCTAATTTTTAACGTATACATAACATTTTTCATATACCTGTGTGTGTGTTGAAAATAGCAGATTGTGTCATTGTCATATTTCGGAATAAATTATGAGATCAGACTGTAATCCCAATTTATTATATTTGGATTTCACTCGAAACATCACAACCCGGTAATTTTACACAAATGGTCACATTTTGGTGATGTGtagttgttttctttttaatttagtaGTTTATTCGAATGATGGAAAATAGATTAATACCTGCATGTCACGTGCAAATTCATATTCATCATCTGTATCAACCTTCACAATCATCGCATTCTTCTCGTATTCAACTGCAAGCTGAAAAAATCTAAATGGTAAGTTGCGTCACATAATTAGTCCCTTTGAAATAATTAGTATTAGACAAGTTAGCTAATACCTGTATGAAATTTCAGTAAAAATAATGTAAACTTATTCTGCTTGTAAATTGGTTGCAAACTCGGGCATGGCACTCGGCAGAAATTACTTTCTAATTTTACTTAGAATATTATGAACAATTTTACAATCCATTAGTTAGTACTGATATTTTCTTCAGTAAATTCTGGAGAAATTCAAGGATTGGAGCTCCAATTACAGGAAAAAGAAACAAGACTGTCCATTAAAATATTCTACATTATGCTGCTTGAGCACAACATAATCAAACTCTCCAAACTTTTTGACCGAAAGAGTCCAACTAATTTTGACTGAAAGAAATATAAgtaatattctattttatggTGTTTGCTCACAAGTAATACCTTATCTTATAAACCTTTTTAACTTAAAAACATTTATTTTCCACTAAGTTCATCCTAGCACAGTAAGAGAATAATGGTGATGGATAAAAAATGCAGCAGCCATAATTTTGAACATATCCTTGGAAAGTTTCATGAATTCTTAATCATCCCATCTTCCCTAACATAATAAGAAGTATTAAGATCTTTCACTCTCTTCCAAATTTTTCACTTCTGCTACCAATATAGTTCGGAAGAAAATCCCCATCACTTAAGGAATGTGCTTGCAATAAATACACCACATTTTGTGGTTGATCAGACCTAACCACATACTCTCCAATAGAAGGAGACCCGTAACAATGCATACGAACGAGATCTCAAATTTCTTGTCATATTACATAATgatgaaattaataatttcacAAAACCAAATATATTCAAATATGAAATGACAAAAGATTTGAACTATATAAAGCAAGCCATTATGCCTTCAAATAATTGACTTCAAATTTGTCAAAACCAGCTATGGCCATCTCTAAAGAACAATGCTCCTAACAATGCTCTTGCAATAAATACACTATGTTTTGTTATTGATTAGTTTAACCAAATACATCATCAAATAGAAGGAAATACCTAACACTAGGGCCAAGGAAAATGAACAAGATTACAAACTCATTGTCATATTAGATAATTAACCATTTAACAATGTCTTAAAAAAAACCTGTTCAAATATAAAATGGCAATAGAATTTTGAAATATCAAAATAACCATTTCCATTAGCCTCCAATTACCCACAATAGCTGTTACTTTCTGCAAATAATTGAGATAAATATCGATAAGAATCAAATTTTCAGGTGTGTAAACCGGTTACAAGTAGATCTTTGTTCCACACGGTGACGCCAAAGGTTCAAATGattaaaaactcaaaatgaTAACAATCTTCTTCTATCTCTATTGTAATACACACAATTTGCTTTCTAGAAAGTTGAAACCAACATCACATAAGCATTCAAGGAtatacaaaaagaagaaaacaagagtTAGTTAAGCATTTACTTCATCAACTAAACCACATATACCATTTCAAGTTCTTGAGCCATTAAGATGCAGGGTCCACACCATGTTGcataaaaatcaataataagaGGCACATTTCTTTCCCCCTTTACAAGCTCTTGAATTTCCATTGCTGACAATTTTTTCTGCAAATCCAAAATAACAAGCAATGCCATTACTACTAGAAAATACATCAACATTTTCATAATtagttcaacaaaaaaaaaaaagagtaagaaaataaaaaattctttctttTACATAAAAGTTACCAATAAGAAAAGATGtaaaatttagttttcaatgcttttattatgcattttttttaaacaaaaaattttaaaatttctactAATACTAACCTTTTAACATGTGCCGGACACATGATATCTAAACCCTAAAATTTTTAGGTGGAAAGAATACTCGTGAATTTCGGTATGCAGATGAATTGTGAATCAGTATGCACGAATTAGTATGTAATATGTCACTTAATTAGCGAATTTATGTAAGTATGATTTGCACTGTAGGAAGCTAAAAagcaaaaaattacaaaaagaaaagaaaaatccatAACCtgaaattttttgttgttgaaaaATGTTGATAAAATTGAAGTAAtttaagaaagataagataatatgGGACATACCACGAGGTAATCTTCTCTGACGTATTTACCCTTGGGAGGGTTGCAGAGGAATTTTCTTGGCATGGTGGAGAGTGAGAAAGGGGAATTGGTTCTTGTTGAAAAGGTAGGGTTGTTGTTGTTGCGAAGAGAAACGGAGAATGGTTTGGAATTGGAAGAGAAGAATGAAATGGGTGAGAGTGTGAGTGTGGCCACACTCTGATGGCAATGGAGAAGAACCATTttgagggaagaagaagaagaagaagaagaagagtttggGGTTTATGTTTCTGTTATGGGGTTTATCTCTTTTACATTTTTCAGCTCcgtattcttttttatttttagatttttttttccctGGAAGAAAGGAAACATGTAATAAGTCAAATTAaggacaataattttttttttcaatttctctgAGTGGTGAGTTGATTGATCTATTTAAGTAttgagaatttaaattttactgtgatggattaatttttaatttgtcagACTAAAGTAGTGTTTGGTgaagaaatagaaataaaaagattgagactgaataataaaaattaagagatggagattgaaataaatcttactattttatttggtgtAAAATaggagataaaaattaaaacaaaaataaaattctaatttagttTGCCCAaatggtaaaattaaaattaattaattgaaatgaggatattttaaatacaaaatgttattaaagttttcgtctttatctctaaaattttagtatcttatgttttcactttttagaaatattaaaatactgaaattttaataccaGTTTTTGAACCaataaacataatattaaattttagtttctcTGTATCAATATCTCAAAACAAACCCTACTTAAGATATCAATTAACTACTCTATAAAGTTGGACTcggtgataaaaaaaaattatccataaaaaatattgaaaacttttaattatttatttttcgataaaactttttttattacttaaCAAATTTCTGACGCAAAATATTTTGAGGCcgccattttttttattcacccttttttttaccaaataatttaatttcattactCAAAGATAAGGTACGACCTTGACTCATTGAGAGATTTAGACTAAGGAGGAGAATAAGAAAACCTGAATTTGGTAAGAAAAATGGGTTGAATGGGTCAATGGGCTAGTGGGTTAGGAAATGGATTGGGCCTTTCTTCTttacttcctttttctctttaacCCGACTTAAAACTAAATTATCAgcaagaccaaaaaaaaaaaaaatttaattatcagCTAGTGTATGTGTATGATATAAACTATGATTTGATTATCATATTATACATCAATTGCAGATAACattttacaaaagaaaaaatttctaTCTTCAAAGATTCGTGAGAAAAGAGAATATGAATTGATTCGGAACATATTAAGTCAATCTATTCGACCTACGTCATAAAGAAGAATAGTTCATTACTTTTGGTGTTTTCAGATACCTCTAATATACTTTCAACATAACAATAACAAAGAAGTGGAAACATAAAGAAAAGGACAGAAATGGAAAGGAACCAATCAAAATAGATTATAGCAAGCGAAAAAGCTCCACCGTTTATTGGAATTGAGTTGAATAAATGaccaaagtaaaaaaattaattaaaaaaccaATTTGAATTAATCGAATAGTGAGCTTAAACAACTATTAGAAGTTTAAATTTATGTCATAATTTATTagctaataaaattttaaataaaatttaaatttgctATAGATTAATTTTTAGTCTCTTAGACTGAAAGAtaagtataaaaaaaagtaaatgggtctctaatttttatatagttcGAATCTCGCCTTGTACATGCAGTAACCCATTGACCAGTGACAAATCCTTAAATAGAGTTTAGTaccgcgacggattagtccttgacctgCCGGGTTGGGTGATACcgtagaaaacaaaaaaaaatattacaaaaatgtCTCGgacttttaaaatatgaaatatttaaatctttttttctaGAATATATAAAGACTAATCTACCTTCTAAAAAAGTTTAGATATTACGCATTTTAAAAAGTGTTGAacgattttatatttcttgttaaTAGATGATTATTTGtcttcaaaacaaaaaatcaaagatTTATTTATCCTTtgctcaaaaaataaattaaaatatctgCTATATATGATTCCTCAGCACAATGACTAAAAAGGAGTCTTCATTAGAAAGCCATTAGGATTAGTGGCTATGAATCACCAAAAATACCTTTCAAAAGGCACATAAAAATAGAGCTAACACAACAAATAAAAGTGCAACCCTCTTAGTGACATGGAGAAGAGAAACTATTTAGATAATGACGCTTAAAATGTTTCTAAAATAAAGatgtttttaataattaaaagttaacatatataatcgattaaattgtattattttggtCAAAATTAAACAAGATAAATCGATATAatcgaaaaattaataaacaaaatcttgaaccaatttaaattaatattttttataaaaatgactataatttttctattataaaaaataacttaaaatatttcttttatatattttaaaaactctAAATCCTAATATATAATACCccctattatatattataaattagatGTATACCAACAATTACAATGGTATTCTACAATTTATCAGTACAACATTTAATTTCTCTTATATTTACAATTGCATTAGCAATATGTAAAACTAAAACTACATAAAACTATATTCAAAattatcataattatcattatgATTGTATACTACATTTTAAAACGCATAGCATTCTAAagcatatttaatttttatacactaaccgtgtaaattttttttataaaaacatctaatttatatacaattattttacatatacaTCAAAAATCaacattaaattaattattgatataacatatatattaaaataaattaaacaactatatatttatacataaatacacaacaattaattgaataattaattttatagatataataatatttttaaattatatattattatattataaaaaataactaattttcaaattcccAACCTAAATCATAAAAGCATAGCTATTAGTTTTTGTTAGAAATGGAAGCACATTAGCCGGTAGTGGAAGGAAATAAAAGGAAGGGATGATTataatgaataaaagaaaaaaaactttgTGAAATAATAATTAGATGAAAACTTATGTGCATTTAATTTTAAGTAAAATTGATAAATGAGAGAGATTAAATcatttaattgatttgattaaatttttatctaacaatttttatttatcaacttCACACGAAAATTATATTACTTAtgtgaaaattcaggtgcagtcaaCTTCATGTAAAACTAATATCTGAGAgtcattagataaaaatttagtcaaatcatctaataatTCTCAGACATAAATTTTACGTAAAATCGACTGTCTCTCAATTTTTAACTTCTTCTTAATAATAAAGTGATGAGAAATTGAAGGGGatcaaaataagagagaaaggGAGTGGGTGACAGAGCCACGTGAGTGACCCACCACTAGTCCACTTCCACTTCCACCACCACCCCGAGGCCCAGTGAATGTCTTAGTTGGCTTCATATCAACGCTAACAGCCAAATATAATTCACAACAAAAACCACCATACACTACTACTTACTATATAACACTATTTATCATTCCTCACTATCAACCACTACCACTTCACACAAAAAAGTTAAGCCATTCACATCATTAACTTATTTGACAAACTCAaccatttttttcttatagGAAAATGTTATTTCTATACCATGAAAAATCATCTACAAATTAAATCTGTAAAtagtgttttaatttttatttttcaacaagCATGTTAGCAAATACACACTAAATAgtgttttaattaaaatattaatttatttaatatattcactgacataattatttttctaaaatatttactattaatttatttcattttcttaagttaaatacttttttttttccttcttcttccctcttttttcataatattgttagccattcttttttttttttactctctTTCTGTCTCTCACTTTCTAATGCTACTGGATGCCTTCTTCCAAAGACTGGTGAACTCGTTGCAGCAAGAAGggttaaaaattttatagttCATGGGTGGTTATGAGATATGGAAGACAAAGACGAGGACagtaataacaacaaaaataacaaccaaCATCATCATAACCACCCAAAAGAAGAGCCACTAATAATAAGAAAACACAACACTATTGGGGGCGGGAGCGGCAGCGGCAGCGGCGGCGACAGATTAAAGAGAGATGAGTGGAGTGAAGGAGCGGTTTCCACCCTTCTAGAAGCATACGAATCAAAATGGGTTCTTAGAAACAGAGCAAAGCTCAAAGGCCATGACTGGGAAGATGTTGCAAGACACGTGTCATCAAGAgccaactctacaaaatcgCCCAAGACACAAACGCAGTGCAAGAACAAGATCGAGTCCATGAAGAAACGCTACAGATCAGAGTCTGCTACCGCTGATGCTTCATCTTGGCCGTTATATTCACGCCTTGATCTTCTCTTGCGTGGGACGGGGCCTGTGCCCACTGCTTCCACGCTTGCAGCTTCGCCACTGAAACTGTCACCAACACTGCAGGCAGTGCCGGTGACAGTGACGGTGGCTGCTGCTGCAGCGACTGGTTCTCATCAGTCGCTGCACTTTAGCAATAACCAACAACCTTTGATGTTGTTGGAGCAGCCGCCGTCCTCACAAGCCCTCCATCAACCACCGCCACCTCCTGGTACTGTTGCTGCTCCTCCACCTCCTGCCACCACTGCGCAAAACTCGCATGGATCCAATGGCGTTGAGAGAGTGATAACCAAGgtattgattttttgtttaacTAAAACTTTTTCAGCTTGGAAATTATTGACttaattttgatttgttttttgGGTTATGCTGAGTAATTAACGACTTCTTTGAATAATATGAATAAccatcaatcaaataaaaaaacactaTATTTTAAATGGAAAAATCTAGGGGACCAgcagttttgttgaattttggccagcatgtaaccaacAGAGGAaagtgagccattggatgaaatttcacaccaatctcacaccattaaatcatcattgatgactaattgatggctaacaatcacaaaaattgctggccccctagcatggctctttttaaattatttatctatattttagtattaaaataaACATTCGTACACCTAGTAAAATAAACATCTGATATATCaattattcacattgtttaatattttcattatttatctatatttttcttttttttaatactacctctttcattttttttataatgttagttatttatatatatctaaaTTGATCCTTTGAAACCAACTTAAAATTGAATAGAGGTAATAAATTATGCATAAAAAAGTGGGAAATTAATTTAAGCGTAAATAGTTatataattttctctttttcagggatatattttctttaattttaaccaTTTTGAGGTGGGATTTATGCATAATTAGTTAAAGACTATATTTTAGGCTCATTATTTTGTGTGCGTAATACTTTGTTAAAATCATTTTCTCTCCCcccatttatttttaaaagaaaaaaatacaccaACCATATATATAGGATTTCTGAACTTCTATGTTTAGGTATAGCTAGTAATTTTACtgaatttttgttagtttatatGTTATTATAGACCGTAATATTTGCAGAAAGCAAGTGAAAAAATCATGCCCTTTAGAACATTAATAAAGGTATTGCAAGCACAGTAAGTGAATATAGTGACCAAAAAGTCATATTCCAATAATTAAATTGACTAATCATTGTTGGCTGAGTCAAGTTTTCCATTATACATGCTTAGATATGCATtataaaattccaaaaatatttagtaataaataaatattagtaaaaagctattaaaatttattatgtattttataataaataaatattaaatatgataAGCAAGTTTAAGCTAtttaaactgattttttttttgtttttttaatattaccaTATCATTCATTGTCATTGGACAAAAATAGGCCTCTCTATTGTGCATAGCGCCTGTTATAAAACTAGTTACTATTTGTTTTGTGAACATATACTATACAACCTCACAGAACATGTGACACAGTGACACCTTTGTCTTATGTTTCCAAATAGAGGAATGTTGTATGCATGTATCTACTTAAAATACACTGAGATACCTTTTTTTGAcacccaaatttttttattttgtgctaaTACTTACTTTATTATTGGATGAAAAATCAAGTACAGTCAATTTTAAGTAAAATTTATAACTGAgaatagttaaataatttaattgatttgactaaagtTTTATCTAATGATTCTTAATTATCaactttacataaaattaactatatctgaattttcaccttattactgttaattattttttttattttaatatatatgtccTTACTTTAACATCTAAACTAAATTAACCATTAAATTGAGTTCGTTAGAtattcataaattattattactcTATTTATAGGTT harbors:
- the LOC107472028 gene encoding thioredoxin-like protein CITRX, chloroplastic, which gives rise to MVLLHCHQSVATLTLSPISFFSSNSKPFSVSLRNNNNPTFSTRTNSPFSLSTMPRKFLCNPPKGKYVREDYLVKKLSAMEIQELVKGERNVPLIIDFYATWCGPCILMAQELEMLAVEYEKNAMIVKVDTDDEYEFARDMQVRGLPTVFFISPDPNKDAIRTEGLVPIQMMRDIIDNEM
- the LOC107471869 gene encoding trihelix transcription factor ASIL2, which encodes MEDKDEDSNNNKNNNQHHHNHPKEEPLIIRKHNTIGGGSGSGSGGDRLKRDEWSEGAVSTLLEAYESKWVLRNRAKLKGHDWEDVARHVSSRANSTKSPKTQTQCKNKIESMKKRYRSESATADASSWPLYSRLDLLLRGTGPVPTASTLAASPLKLSPTLQAVPVTVTVAAAAATGSHQSLHFSNNQQPLMLLEQPPSSQALHQPPPPPGTVAAPPPPATTAQNSHGSNGVERVITKEDGLLGTKSCEHVSNKNEVETDSSTPALYSEKDKLRCNKRKMKMESNKQRRRKEEMEIAGSIRWLAEVVVRSEQARMDTMKEIEKMRVEAEAKRAEMDLKRTEIIANTQLEIARIFASVNNKGVDSSLRIGRS